The Methanocorpusculum vombati genome has a window encoding:
- a CDS encoding LOG family protein, which produces MNRRPIVAVIGDGALPPQSEKERFAECLGEALITAGYRIICGGLGGVMEAAARGAHRSPRYRDGDVIGVLPGCTPDAANEFIDIPIATGLDHARNFIVANSDAVIAVGGGSGTLSELSYAWIMRRLILAYRVPHPAGTPDTFADWSAVVADKKLDDKNRCPEIPDDRIFGVDTPEEAVRLLGKNLPLYAGRPPCAGKR; this is translated from the coding sequence ATGAACAGAAGGCCGATCGTTGCGGTAATCGGTGACGGTGCGCTTCCGCCGCAGTCGGAGAAGGAACGGTTTGCCGAGTGTCTGGGAGAAGCACTCATCACCGCAGGCTACCGGATAATCTGCGGAGGACTCGGCGGGGTGATGGAAGCTGCCGCCCGCGGGGCACACCGGTCACCCCGTTACCGTGACGGGGATGTTATCGGGGTTCTGCCGGGCTGCACCCCGGACGCGGCGAACGAGTTCATCGACATCCCGATTGCAACCGGACTGGATCATGCACGCAACTTCATTGTTGCCAACAGTGACGCGGTGATTGCCGTCGGCGGCGGGTCGGGAACGCTGTCGGAACTTTCGTATGCATGGATTATGCGCAGGCTTATCCTCGCCTACCGCGTGCCGCATCCGGCAGGGACACCCGACACGTTTGCGGACTGGAGCGCGGTTGTTGCCGACAAAAAGCTTGATGATAAAAACCGGTGTCCGGAGATCCCTGATGACCGGATCTTCGGCGTAGATACTCCGGAGGAGGCGGTCAGACTGCTTGGAAAGAACCTGCCGCTGTATGCAGGCCGTCCGCCGTGCGCAGGAAAACGATAA
- the fdhF gene encoding formate dehydrogenase subunit alpha translates to MTDLKFVPTTCPYCGTGCSFNLVVKDGKVVGTAPSQRSPVNEGKLCPKGMYAFEFINSPDRLTHPMIRKNGELVQVSWDEATTYIAENLKKYKPSERCALSSARASNEDNYAMMKFARGVLKTNHIDHCARLCHSSTVAGLAGSFGSGAMTNSIPDIAEAKCVFIIGSNTFEQHPLIGRREVMAKMNNGAKYIYADPRRTHTSSPADLFLQFHSGTDVALLNGLMQIIIKNGWEDKEFIEKRTKGYEDLKKIVMKEEYSVENVAKITGLDPKDIETAADWIANNGPTALIYSMGITQHTVGVDNVHACANLQMLTGNLGKRGAGVNPLRGQNNVQGACDMGALPVNFSGYQKVTDPANHKKFEDAWKFPDGIAPAENGYEVTIMMNVLTDNPGELKAMYIMGENPLLSDPDINHVKEAFENLEFVVVQDIFYNETCEYADVILPAVCYAERDGTQTNTERRVQRWHKAADGPGEAKYDWEILSMVAAKMGYADQFAWKSSSEVFDEIAEVTPQYHGMSYARLEQADGLHWPCKTPEDPGTPVLHTQKFLTADGLGVFFPADWQPPAEVPDDEYPFQFTTGRCLFHWHTGTMTRRSETLDKEVPTGWIEINSEDAAALGIHDGEMVRAVTRRDGLTVTARVTPTIKKGTTFMPFHFIECPANLLTHNALDPVCKIPEYKACAMRLEKITEA, encoded by the coding sequence ATGACGGACCTGAAATTTGTTCCGACAACCTGTCCCTACTGTGGAACAGGTTGTTCCTTTAACCTCGTTGTCAAAGACGGCAAAGTCGTGGGCACTGCCCCTTCCCAGCGGTCTCCTGTCAACGAAGGCAAACTCTGTCCGAAAGGCATGTACGCCTTTGAGTTCATCAACTCGCCTGACCGGCTTACCCACCCGATGATTCGCAAGAACGGTGAGCTTGTTCAGGTATCCTGGGATGAGGCAACGACGTATATTGCAGAGAATCTGAAGAAGTACAAGCCGTCGGAGCGCTGTGCTCTTTCCTCTGCCCGTGCTTCCAACGAGGATAACTATGCAATGATGAAGTTCGCCCGTGGTGTGTTAAAGACGAACCACATCGACCACTGTGCACGTCTGTGCCACTCTTCAACGGTTGCCGGTCTTGCCGGTTCCTTTGGTTCCGGTGCGATGACCAACAGCATCCCCGACATTGCCGAGGCAAAGTGTGTGTTCATTATCGGTTCCAACACGTTTGAGCAGCACCCGCTGATCGGACGCCGTGAGGTTATGGCAAAGATGAACAACGGCGCAAAGTACATCTACGCCGACCCCCGCCGTACCCACACGAGCAGCCCGGCGGATCTGTTCTTACAGTTCCACTCAGGAACGGATGTGGCTCTCCTGAACGGTCTGATGCAGATTATCATCAAGAACGGCTGGGAAGACAAAGAGTTCATTGAGAAGCGTACCAAAGGCTACGAAGATCTCAAGAAGATTGTGATGAAGGAGGAGTACTCCGTTGAAAACGTCGCCAAGATCACCGGTCTTGATCCCAAGGACATTGAGACGGCAGCAGACTGGATCGCTAACAACGGCCCGACTGCTCTGATCTACTCGATGGGTATTACCCAGCACACGGTTGGTGTGGACAATGTGCACGCCTGTGCAAACCTGCAGATGCTGACCGGCAACCTCGGAAAGCGCGGTGCAGGTGTGAACCCGCTGCGTGGCCAGAACAATGTGCAGGGTGCCTGTGATATGGGCGCACTGCCGGTGAACTTCAGCGGATACCAGAAGGTTACCGATCCTGCAAACCACAAGAAGTTTGAGGATGCCTGGAAGTTCCCTGACGGCATCGCTCCGGCGGAGAACGGTTACGAAGTCACCATCATGATGAACGTCTTAACCGACAACCCCGGCGAGCTGAAAGCCATGTACATCATGGGTGAGAACCCGCTTCTGTCCGATCCGGATATCAACCACGTGAAAGAGGCATTTGAGAACCTTGAGTTCGTTGTGGTGCAGGATATTTTCTACAATGAGACCTGTGAGTACGCGGATGTGATTTTACCTGCGGTCTGCTATGCAGAGCGTGACGGTACCCAGACCAACACGGAACGCCGTGTCCAGCGCTGGCACAAGGCAGCGGACGGACCGGGAGAGGCAAAGTACGACTGGGAGATTCTGTCGATGGTTGCAGCCAAGATGGGCTATGCGGATCAGTTCGCCTGGAAGTCTTCCTCTGAGGTCTTTGACGAGATTGCCGAGGTTACCCCGCAGTATCACGGTATGAGCTATGCACGTCTGGAACAGGCAGACGGTCTGCACTGGCCGTGCAAGACTCCGGAGGACCCCGGAACCCCGGTTCTGCACACGCAGAAGTTCCTGACTGCGGACGGTCTTGGAGTGTTCTTCCCGGCAGACTGGCAGCCGCCGGCAGAGGTTCCGGATGATGAGTATCCGTTCCAGTTTACGACCGGACGCTGTCTGTTCCACTGGCACACGGGTACGATGACCCGCAGATCCGAGACACTCGACAAAGAGGTTCCGACCGGCTGGATTGAGATCAACTCCGAGGACGCAGCGGCACTGGGCATCCACGACGGTGAGATGGTTCGTGCTGTTACCCGCCGTGACGGACTCACGGTTACTGCAAGAGTTACCCCGACGATTAAGAAGGGAACCACGTTTATGCCGTTCCACTTTATCGAGTGCCCGGCAAACCTGCTGACCCACAATGCACTGGACCCGGTCTGTAAGATTCCGGAGTACAAGGCATGCGCTATGAGACTTGAAAAGATTACGGAGGCCTGA
- a CDS encoding formylmethanofuran dehydrogenase subunit C, producing the protein MNTVTITITKQPELFIEAECFTPDAIAGKTAEQIAELPVYIGRTTEKVGDYFTVEGNAGETAEDTKLVISGDLTRVKYIGSKMSAGEVVINGDADMYVGAWMTGGKITANGSIGHFAATSMAGGEIVVNGNAGNYLAASYRGDWRGMKGGKITVNGNVGSDCGTFMLGGEIIVGGNIDVHVMTHADGGKIVILGNAKSRLGGQASRGEMYVFGTVDVMMPGYAYARDEELEVCGTKAVFAVYNGDLGERHPTRKGETVYAKLYLKK; encoded by the coding sequence ATGAATACTGTAACTATTACCATTACAAAACAGCCGGAGCTGTTTATTGAAGCCGAGTGTTTTACGCCGGATGCAATAGCAGGCAAAACTGCAGAGCAGATTGCCGAACTGCCGGTTTATATCGGCAGAACGACCGAGAAGGTCGGTGACTACTTTACGGTTGAGGGCAATGCCGGTGAGACTGCGGAGGATACGAAGCTGGTTATCTCAGGCGATCTTACCCGCGTGAAGTACATCGGATCGAAGATGTCCGCAGGTGAAGTTGTCATCAACGGTGATGCGGATATGTACGTCGGTGCATGGATGACCGGCGGAAAGATCACGGCAAACGGCAGCATCGGCCACTTTGCGGCAACGTCTATGGCGGGCGGCGAGATTGTCGTGAACGGCAATGCCGGGAACTATCTGGCAGCATCTTACCGCGGCGACTGGCGTGGTATGAAGGGCGGAAAGATCACGGTGAACGGTAATGTCGGTTCCGACTGCGGTACGTTCATGCTCGGCGGCGAGATCATTGTCGGCGGCAACATTGATGTACACGTAATGACCCATGCGGACGGGGGAAAGATCGTTATCCTCGGTAATGCAAAGAGCCGGCTTGGTGGTCAGGCTTCCCGCGGTGAGATGTATGTGTTCGGCACCGTTGATGTGATGATGCCGGGCTATGCATATGCCCGTGACGAGGAGCTTGAGGTCTGCGGTACGAAGGCGGTGTTTGCTGTCTATAACGGAGATCTCGGTGAACGTCATCCGACCCGGAAGGGCGAGACGGTGTATGCAAAGCTGTATCTGAAGAAGTAA
- a CDS encoding formylmethanofuran dehydrogenase subunit B: protein MTKLVTDIICPFCGTLCDDIEVEVSDDGKKILKVMNACAIGAEKFLHAQSPDRIVRPRMKQEDGSWKEITYDEAAKYTAKILCDAKKPLMYGWSSTSCEAQATGHMVAELVGGIVDNTATVCHGPSLIAVHDVGIPSCTLGEVKNRADRVIFWGCNPAHAHPRHMSRYSIFSRGFFTTRGSKSRKVIVVDPRPTDTASVADYHVQVEQGRDYELLDAMRVALQEGPLPETVAGVPKEKIYELARLLKSGRFVTIFFGMGVTHSLGKNHNIDIAIALTSDLNKYTKAAIIPMRGHYNVTGSGQVLGWQFGFPFCVDLSRGFARYNPGESSANDLLMRGEVDASFVIGSDPGSHFPFKSVKKIHDLPSVCIDPHMTPTVAVSKCHVPVALVGIEIGGSCYRMDNVPIESRKVVDPPAGMLTDAEFLELVLAEVKRIKGVAA, encoded by the coding sequence ATGACGAAACTGGTAACCGATATTATCTGCCCGTTCTGCGGGACGTTGTGCGACGACATTGAGGTCGAGGTCAGCGATGACGGAAAGAAGATCCTCAAGGTGATGAACGCCTGTGCTATTGGTGCGGAGAAGTTTCTGCACGCCCAGTCTCCGGACAGAATTGTCCGTCCCCGCATGAAGCAGGAAGACGGCAGCTGGAAGGAGATCACCTATGACGAAGCTGCGAAATATACTGCAAAGATTCTGTGCGATGCGAAAAAACCGCTGATGTACGGCTGGTCCTCAACCTCCTGCGAAGCCCAGGCAACCGGTCATATGGTTGCCGAGCTGGTCGGTGGTATTGTGGACAACACGGCAACCGTCTGTCATGGTCCGTCCCTGATTGCGGTGCATGATGTGGGTATTCCCTCCTGTACACTCGGGGAGGTCAAGAACCGTGCTGACCGTGTTATTTTCTGGGGCTGTAACCCGGCGCATGCCCACCCCCGCCACATGTCCCGGTATTCCATCTTCAGCCGCGGCTTTTTTACGACGAGAGGATCGAAGAGCAGAAAGGTCATTGTGGTCGATCCGCGTCCGACTGATACTGCATCAGTTGCCGATTATCACGTGCAGGTTGAGCAGGGCCGTGACTATGAACTGCTTGATGCGATGCGTGTTGCCTTACAGGAAGGTCCGCTGCCGGAGACTGTTGCCGGTGTTCCCAAAGAAAAGATCTATGAACTTGCCCGTCTGTTAAAGAGCGGCCGGTTTGTCACCATCTTCTTCGGTATGGGAGTGACCCATTCTCTTGGGAAAAATCACAACATCGACATTGCCATTGCTCTGACGTCTGACCTGAACAAATACACCAAAGCTGCCATCATTCCGATGCGGGGTCACTATAACGTTACCGGTTCCGGACAGGTGCTCGGCTGGCAGTTCGGGTTCCCGTTCTGTGTGGATCTCTCCCGCGGCTTTGCCCGTTACAATCCGGGTGAGAGCAGCGCCAACGATCTCCTGATGCGCGGCGAAGTGGATGCAAGCTTTGTGATCGGCAGTGATCCGGGTTCCCACTTCCCGTTCAAGTCGGTCAAAAAGATTCACGACCTCCCCTCGGTTTGTATCGATCCCCATATGACGCCGACCGTGGCCGTTTCCAAATGCCATGTACCGGTTGCTCTGGTCGGTATTGAGATTGGCGGCTCCTGCTACCGTATGGACAATGTTCCGATTGAATCACGCAAAGTCGTTGACCCGCCGGCAGGAATGCTGACCGACGCTGAGTTCCTCGAACTGGTGCTCGCTGAGGTTAAACGCATCAAAGGAGTTGCAGCATGA
- a CDS encoding carbonic anhydrase yields the protein MIDSFIEGNRIFLEKDFERKKDRYMTLVESQHPTVLWIGCSDSRVNAERITHCRAGELFTHRNIGNIVPTHDWNFATVLEYAVRHLKVKDIVICGHSDCGALKALDADMTGDAYIPMWINNAREAQVRVDARLGKPASTPEEKAARKKEIEIENIRLQIEHLRSYPLVADAEKRGALEVHGLYYDLNTGVLSRIA from the coding sequence ATGATTGATAGTTTTATTGAAGGCAACAGGATTTTCCTCGAGAAGGATTTCGAGCGGAAAAAGGATCGGTATATGACTCTGGTCGAGTCCCAGCACCCGACGGTTCTGTGGATCGGCTGTTCCGATTCGCGTGTCAATGCGGAGCGGATTACCCACTGCCGTGCGGGAGAGTTGTTTACCCACCGAAACATCGGCAACATTGTTCCCACGCATGACTGGAACTTTGCAACGGTTCTTGAGTATGCCGTGCGTCATCTTAAAGTCAAGGATATTGTGATCTGCGGTCACTCCGACTGCGGTGCACTCAAGGCACTTGATGCAGATATGACGGGCGATGCCTATATTCCGATGTGGATCAACAATGCCCGTGAAGCCCAGGTCCGGGTTGATGCACGGCTCGGTAAGCCCGCATCAACTCCTGAAGAGAAGGCAGCACGCAAAAAAGAGATTGAGATCGAAAATATCCGTCTCCAGATCGAGCATCTCAGATCCTATCCGCTGGTCGCCGACGCAGAAAAGCGCGGTGCTCTGGAGGTGCACGGATTATACTATGATCTGAATACCGGCGTTCTTTCCAGAATTGCCTGA
- a CDS encoding formylmethanofuran dehydrogenase subunit A, which translates to MTEILIKNGFVFDPVQGINGDKKDIAVKDGVIVESVSSAAKVIDASGMTVMAGGVDIHSHVAGAKVNVGRNFRPEDKLQAVYEPARGVRHMAGGNSVPTVFKTAYKYADMGYTTVMEAAMPPLYARHTHEEMRDTPIIDQAALPLFGNNWFILEYLKNGEMDNATAYISWLLRSTKGYGIKCVNPGGTEAWAWGLNCMTINDPVPYFEITPKEIVAGLIAANEALHLPHSLHLHGNNLGNPGNYQTTLDTLKIAEGFKPNNNFGRDQVLHHTHIQFHSYGGTTWADFESKGAEVMDYINKNPQLTCDIGFVTLDETTTMTGDGPFEYHLNALNHLKWANTDVEVECGSGIVPYVYSKDIYVCGVQWSIGLEMALLAKDHMRCYLTTDHPNAGPFTRYPRVMKWLMSEKARDEVFASMKSEDKVRDRSTLGGIDRELTLYEIAMMTRAGTAKALGLGGRLGGLVPGMQADIAVYPYNPETESDPEQIERAFSNAKYLIKSGEVIINDSEIVSNGNKQTYWVDVKTNASPQVEHDLTEMFRKYYTVSERNYEVEEKSFMKNPSVIAIDATL; encoded by the coding sequence ATGACCGAAATTCTGATCAAAAACGGATTCGTCTTCGATCCCGTTCAGGGAATCAACGGCGACAAAAAAGATATTGCAGTCAAGGACGGCGTCATTGTGGAGTCTGTCTCCAGTGCTGCAAAGGTGATTGATGCCTCCGGTATGACCGTTATGGCCGGTGGCGTGGATATTCACTCCCACGTTGCCGGAGCAAAGGTCAATGTCGGACGGAACTTCCGGCCTGAGGACAAACTTCAGGCGGTCTATGAGCCTGCACGCGGTGTCCGCCACATGGCCGGCGGTAACTCGGTGCCGACGGTGTTCAAGACCGCATACAAGTATGCCGATATGGGATACACTACGGTTATGGAGGCTGCCATGCCGCCGCTGTATGCCCGTCACACCCATGAGGAGATGCGGGATACCCCGATCATTGACCAGGCGGCACTTCCGCTGTTCGGTAACAACTGGTTCATCCTTGAGTACCTGAAAAACGGCGAGATGGACAATGCAACCGCCTACATCTCCTGGCTTCTGCGCAGTACCAAAGGCTACGGCATTAAGTGCGTGAACCCCGGAGGAACCGAGGCATGGGCATGGGGTCTGAACTGTATGACCATCAACGATCCTGTCCCGTACTTTGAGATCACCCCCAAGGAGATCGTTGCCGGTCTGATTGCTGCAAACGAGGCGCTGCATCTGCCGCATTCCCTGCATCTGCACGGCAATAATCTTGGCAATCCCGGTAACTACCAGACAACTCTCGATACCCTGAAGATTGCCGAGGGCTTTAAGCCGAACAACAACTTCGGCCGTGATCAGGTTCTGCACCATACCCACATTCAGTTCCACTCCTACGGCGGAACAACGTGGGCGGACTTTGAGTCCAAAGGTGCGGAGGTCATGGATTACATCAACAAGAATCCGCAGCTGACCTGTGATATCGGCTTTGTTACGCTGGACGAGACGACAACGATGACCGGTGACGGTCCGTTCGAGTACCACTTAAACGCCCTCAACCACCTCAAGTGGGCAAACACCGATGTTGAGGTTGAGTGCGGTTCCGGTATTGTGCCGTATGTGTACAGCAAAGACATCTATGTCTGCGGCGTGCAGTGGTCGATCGGTCTGGAGATGGCGCTCCTTGCAAAGGATCACATGCGCTGTTATCTGACCACCGACCACCCGAATGCAGGTCCCTTTACCCGCTACCCGCGTGTGATGAAGTGGCTGATGAGCGAGAAGGCACGGGATGAAGTCTTTGCCTCGATGAAGAGCGAGGACAAGGTCCGCGACAGATCGACGCTGGGCGGTATTGACCGTGAACTGACGCTCTACGAGATTGCGATGATGACCCGTGCAGGAACTGCAAAGGCTCTTGGTCTTGGCGGCAGACTCGGCGGTCTTGTACCCGGAATGCAGGCGGATATTGCGGTGTATCCGTACAATCCGGAGACGGAGTCCGATCCTGAACAGATCGAACGGGCATTCTCCAATGCGAAGTACCTGATTAAGTCCGGTGAGGTCATAATCAACGACTCCGAGATTGTCAGTAACGGCAACAAGCAGACCTACTGGGTTGATGTCAAGACGAATGCAAGCCCCCAGGTTGAGCACGACCTCACCGAGATGTTCCGGAAGTACTACACGGTCAGCGAACGGAATTACGAGGTCGAGGAGAAGTCCTTTATGAAGAATCCGAGCGTCATTGCGATTGACGCAACACTGTGA
- a CDS encoding Coenzyme F420 hydrogenase/dehydrogenase, beta subunit C-terminal domain, whose protein sequence is MSAKGDMFYAWANQSACPVKGECGGAVTAILSYMLDNKVVDAVLTVTKGRDLYEAVPVLVHTSEELKQTAGSLHCGTVLLPKLIKKYLDGAREMKIAVTCKGCDAKAMYELAKRNQINMDNIFMIGLNCGGSVSPVTARTMIAQKYGLNPDDIVKEEIDKGQFIVITKDGEHKGISIEELEEQGLGRRTNCHRCETKIPRQADLACGNWGVIGEKAGKATFVEVCSEKGAAIFDAAAKAGVIETSAPEAKGLEIRGKIENVMIKMGKKNQEKQFAALGTGTERLNYIMAESSRCIKCYGCIENCPICYCVECSTKKPHLVRPGRIPPDFMFQMIRFAHIADSCINCGQCEELCPMNIPNSLFMHAQQVELEKMFGHKPGYDMTMPVLSYAEETEERARLNATGSDMIFDNVFKE, encoded by the coding sequence ATGTCAGCAAAAGGCGATATGTTCTATGCATGGGCTAACCAGTCCGCATGCCCGGTGAAGGGTGAGTGCGGCGGTGCGGTTACGGCAATTCTCTCGTATATGCTTGACAACAAAGTTGTTGATGCAGTGCTGACGGTTACCAAAGGCCGTGACCTGTATGAGGCAGTCCCGGTTCTGGTTCACACGTCCGAGGAGCTGAAACAGACTGCCGGGTCTCTGCACTGCGGTACGGTTCTTCTGCCGAAGCTGATTAAGAAGTATCTTGATGGTGCCCGCGAGATGAAGATCGCAGTTACCTGCAAGGGCTGTGATGCAAAGGCAATGTACGAGCTTGCAAAGCGGAATCAGATCAACATGGACAATATCTTCATGATTGGTCTGAACTGCGGCGGTTCGGTGTCGCCGGTTACGGCACGCACGATGATTGCCCAGAAGTACGGTCTGAACCCTGATGATATCGTGAAAGAGGAGATCGATAAGGGTCAGTTCATTGTGATCACGAAGGACGGTGAGCACAAAGGCATCTCGATTGAGGAGCTGGAGGAGCAGGGTCTTGGCCGCAGAACGAACTGTCACCGCTGTGAGACGAAGATTCCGCGCCAGGCGGATCTTGCCTGCGGTAACTGGGGTGTCATCGGCGAGAAGGCCGGCAAAGCAACGTTTGTTGAGGTCTGTTCGGAGAAAGGTGCGGCAATTTTTGATGCAGCGGCAAAGGCCGGTGTCATTGAGACGTCTGCACCCGAGGCAAAGGGTCTTGAGATTCGCGGTAAGATCGAGAACGTGATGATCAAGATGGGGAAGAAAAACCAGGAGAAGCAGTTTGCAGCTCTTGGTACCGGAACCGAGCGTCTGAACTATATCATGGCAGAGTCGAGCCGTTGCATTAAGTGTTACGGCTGTATTGAGAACTGCCCGATCTGCTACTGTGTGGAGTGTTCGACGAAGAAGCCGCATCTGGTGCGGCCCGGACGGATTCCGCCGGACTTTATGTTCCAGATGATCCGCTTTGCCCATATTGCGGATTCCTGTATCAACTGCGGTCAGTGCGAGGAGCTGTGTCCGATGAACATTCCGAACTCGCTCTTTATGCATGCACAGCAGGTTGAGCTGGAGAAGATGTTCGGTCACAAACCGGGTTACGATATGACGATGCCGGTTCTCTCCTATGCTGAGGAGACGGAGGAGCGTGCACGTCTGAATGCGACCGGGTCTGATATGATCTTTGACAATGTGTTTAAGGAATAA
- a CDS encoding molybdopterin dinucleotide binding domain-containing protein — protein sequence MTKITVNLITGRTIQQGVSMEAGKEKEDYMKSCGIIELDAADIAQLGIWKNSNVRVSSDFGSVVVKAIPTTQGPHPGLAWIPMGPWANMVVDTNTYSTGMPTFKGTRVTVEPAEEEKVLSSIDLVLSACGDKE from the coding sequence TTGACAAAAATAACCGTAAACCTGATTACCGGCAGGACAATCCAACAGGGTGTCTCTATGGAAGCAGGCAAGGAAAAAGAGGATTACATGAAATCCTGCGGCATTATTGAGCTGGACGCAGCTGATATTGCCCAACTTGGCATCTGGAAGAACAGCAATGTCAGAGTCTCAAGCGACTTCGGCAGTGTTGTGGTCAAAGCCATTCCGACAACCCAGGGACCGCATCCGGGTCTTGCCTGGATTCCGATGGGACCCTGGGCCAACATGGTGGTTGACACAAATACCTACTCAACTGGTATGCCGACCTTCAAAGGAACCCGTGTTACAGTCGAACCTGCCGAGGAAGAGAAAGTGCTCAGTTCCATCGATCTGGTACTTTCTGCCTGCGGTGATAAGGAGTGA
- a CDS encoding ABC transporter ATP-binding protein codes for MSEEPVLCLNRISRIYGEKHALEEVSLSVSRGEVLAVIGPSGAGKSTLMRICDMLEEPSSGEVMLFGTPVTKKTRKSLRERVGILFQKTVLFDRSVTDNVGLGLKYHGCSPDEIRRRTAACLKSLGMEEYGCRNARTLSGGEGQRIAFARVLLTGPDLLLLDEPTANLDPLATKMLEDMIRSENAVHNTTIILNTHDQSQGMRLADRVAVLMNGRIVQTGTPDEVFYHPATVEAARFVGFQTLIEGTVLTVAEGCATVKTDAGLIRAPAGFACPGDTVTVALRSEEITVSLSDADIPDLREGVSGTVCSVRKLGPVIEIIADCGVLITALVPARHHIADVFATGTRVRLSWQFSLVHLIPAVVK; via the coding sequence ATGTCTGAAGAACCAGTACTGTGTCTTAACCGCATCAGCCGGATTTATGGAGAAAAACACGCTCTTGAAGAGGTAAGCCTGTCAGTTTCACGGGGGGAGGTTCTTGCGGTGATTGGTCCTTCGGGTGCAGGTAAAAGTACTCTGATGCGTATCTGTGATATGCTTGAGGAGCCGAGCTCCGGTGAGGTTATGCTGTTTGGTACGCCGGTCACAAAGAAAACCCGCAAATCTCTTCGGGAACGGGTGGGTATTCTGTTCCAGAAGACGGTGCTGTTTGACCGCAGCGTTACCGATAACGTGGGGCTTGGCCTGAAGTATCATGGTTGTTCTCCTGATGAAATCCGCAGACGTACCGCTGCATGCCTGAAAAGTCTGGGGATGGAGGAGTACGGATGCCGGAATGCCCGGACCCTGTCGGGCGGGGAAGGTCAGCGGATAGCCTTTGCCCGTGTACTGCTGACCGGTCCGGATCTGCTTCTGCTTGATGAACCGACGGCGAATCTCGATCCTCTTGCAACGAAGATGCTGGAGGATATGATCCGTTCCGAGAATGCGGTACACAACACGACCATTATTCTCAATACCCATGATCAGAGCCAGGGCATGCGGCTCGCCGACCGGGTTGCAGTCCTGATGAACGGCAGAATTGTGCAGACAGGTACGCCGGACGAGGTGTTTTATCATCCTGCAACTGTTGAGGCAGCCCGTTTTGTCGGGTTTCAGACACTAATTGAGGGGACGGTGCTGACTGTTGCGGAAGGTTGTGCCACGGTCAAAACCGATGCCGGTCTGATCCGTGCACCTGCAGGGTTCGCCTGTCCGGGAGATACCGTAACGGTTGCGCTCCGCAGCGAAGAGATCACCGTTTCCCTTTCCGATGCCGACATCCCGGATTTGAGGGAAGGTGTCTCCGGCACGGTCTGTTCGGTCAGAAAACTCGGGCCGGTGATTGAGATTATTGCCGACTGCGGCGTTTTGATCACTGCCCTGGTTCCTGCCCGTCATCACATTGCCGATGTTTTTGCCACAGGAACCCGGGTACGGCTTTCCTGGCAGTTTTCTCTGGTGCATCTGATTCCTGCTGTTGTCAAATAG
- a CDS encoding ABC transporter permease: MDDIVNGIIEAFQLIITMDHEVMEIAQRSLTVSMEATIIAALIAIPLGAVIYYFSFRGKRIVIGTIQTLYALPTVLVGLLVYLLVSNAGPLGMFRMLYTTNAMVFAQILLIIPIIAGLTIAGLSSLDKEMKYTIQSLNASAFQAIVTLCREAKFAILSGVMLAFGRAIAEVGAVMMVGGNIRHFTRTLTTAISLNTSMGEFATSIALGIILLSIALIVNFGMNLIQTRHMGGEKDV, translated from the coding sequence ATGGACGACATCGTTAACGGTATCATCGAAGCATTTCAGCTGATCATTACCATGGACCATGAGGTCATGGAGATCGCCCAGCGAAGTCTGACCGTCTCAATGGAGGCAACGATCATTGCCGCCCTGATTGCAATCCCGCTTGGTGCGGTTATTTACTACTTTTCGTTCCGGGGGAAACGGATTGTGATTGGAACGATTCAGACCCTGTATGCACTGCCGACGGTTCTTGTCGGTCTTTTGGTGTATCTGCTGGTCTCCAATGCCGGGCCGCTTGGAATGTTTCGGATGTTGTACACGACGAACGCGATGGTGTTTGCGCAGATACTTTTGATCATTCCGATCATTGCCGGTCTTACAATTGCCGGACTTTCCAGTCTTGACAAAGAGATGAAGTACACGATTCAGTCGCTGAACGCGAGTGCGTTTCAGGCGATTGTCACGCTTTGCCGTGAAGCAAAGTTTGCGATTCTTTCCGGCGTTATGCTCGCGTTCGGCCGGGCAATTGCCGAGGTCGGTGCGGTGATGATGGTCGGCGGCAATATCCGCCACTTTACCCGCACTCTGACCACGGCAATCTCGCTGAACACATCAATGGGCGAGTTTGCAACCTCCATTGCGCTCGGTATTATTTTATTGTCCATTGCACTGATCGTGAACTTCGGTATGAATCTGATTCAGACCCGTCATATGGGAGGAGAAAAGGATGTCTGA